In the genome of Arachis stenosperma cultivar V10309 chromosome 6, arast.V10309.gnm1.PFL2, whole genome shotgun sequence, the window TGTAAATAATTGACGTGAGTTTTCACTATAAATTTTTGCCACAAATTATATCAAGTAAATAAGAATAATAGAATTAAGTCCAATTTTCTCCTTGAATGCACAAATTAAACGTACGTATATATGGAAACGTGACCAAAAGACATGTACAGAGAACGATTGGCGTATGAGGCAAATAAAGTAGTTTTTATTAGACAAGTTATACCTCACATATGACTAAGGCAAAAGGGAATTGAAACTCATCAACAAGTTTAATTGCGTTGGAATACTAAAGTAGCCAAAAAGGAATGGCTTCATTTTTAAGAAAACctaaaacatcaaattcaattgTCTTTAACTGTTCACTATATAAGTACACCAACATGAACAAGTCTAATTATTCCCTTCGTATATAGATCATTTAACATTTAATTTGGCCTAGTTTGttataattcaaaattaaaGGCAAGATATCATCATATATCAAAAGATGGAGCAGCAACCGATGTCTACCGCAATCTACGAAGATTTGAAGCCAAAACAAGAACTTAAAGAGGAGCGAGAAGCATTCATTCTTCTTGTTCATATTCCTACGGGTTTGTCGTCTTTGgtttattcatatttttagaTCGAATTAATTTCATCTTCTTGTTTTTCTCTTATGTTTTATCGTTTTCGGAGTTTTCATAAACTTCTAATTATTTCAACTCATAAGAATGATAGACACTCCCTCCCAATTAATAGTTAAGAAtaattagataataataatataatcaaatatattaaattatttaatcttttaattatcaattcgATATAAAAATAAGTGCACGTGAGTATTCATCTATAAGACAATTAAAACTTTTTTTCCACTCCAATATTGCTTtggttaatttattttatgtttaatatttattattaaaaaattatttttcccTTCAAgacatttttaatatattatcagtatttgttgattgattttttgttttgttttttcaatatatcattatatatatatcattgaataatttttttgtttatttaatgtttttaaaaaatatttattaacttAAGAGCTTAATtcttataaatttattatatttaaaaaatttaatgtaaATCTAAAATCGTTTATTATAGGTTCTATACCTAAAAATcaactaaatatatattttaaaatatattataaataaaaaaattttagttaaatatttatTCACTCAATATTTTGATATAATCTAGTATATAAGATTTAATATAAGCTTGATTTGATTCTTTCTATATACCATAGCATGTGATTATATattagtatataaatatatattataaaatttatttttaatatatatattttatattttaacatatatttttttaatgtacaTAATTGATATAAAGAGAGAGATagcaataattttatttatatttacatacgttttgtacataaaaaatatataatttatacttatatttattaaaattttgtatatataaatcAATATAGTTTGTATCtgtaaattaatataatttatacttacgttttttaaaatttgtacaTATAAATTAGTAAaggtaaaaatttaaatatagtcAACTTTAcgtaaaattaataactaaaagctattaaataaaaatttagtcaaattaatcAAATCATTTAATATCTATCAAGTATTAAACTTTACAGAAAGTTAAAGTTTTCACATTctcatcatatatatatttggAATGATATGATTGGATGAAGAAATTAAAGCAAGCAAGGATAACTGTATGCATGGATATGCTGATGTGTTTAAGTATGCAGGATTTGAACGACAGCATTATGGTGCAAAAGTGGAATTCGATTATTCAAGAGTAAGGGTTTTCGGTGAACAACCACTTGAAAACAATAAAATCAAGCGTTTCAATATAGTGCATCAAGTTCCACCAACTTGTGATATTAACAGGATCACAGGGAAGATTTTGGATGGCTCAATTGTTAGCATAAAAATGCCGAAGAAGGTTCCTTCGGATCCTGTTCCACAAACAACTGAAATCGAAGAAGAACCCAAGACATCGCCGGAAGCAAAACCAGGTGAAGATGATACGGAACAACAAGCCACAACTGAAAAGGAGGAACCGAAAGCATCAACTGAAACAGAAGCAGAAGCAGGCAAAGATAATGACGAACCGGACGGACCTCCCCCGCAGCAAGAAAACGTTGCTGCGGAGGCAGAAATTGAAGAGGATAAAAGAGGAATTTCAGATCATGATCACGAAGAACCTAAGTCATCAACGGAACAAAACAAATTTGATGATAGTGTTGATGATGATAAGAAACCGGCGGACGCGGTTGCTGCGGGTGGAGATGGAAATCttgaaaaagaaggaaaggaagaaaGCGAAGAAGACGTTAAGAAGAGTgcggaagaagaaaaggaaagaagcgAAGAGAAAGTGTGTTGTATTAATAATGAGAGGATTAAATCTGAGTCAGCAGCAGTAGTGGGAGGGTTGAAGGGGATGGTAACAGGATTTGTGAAGCGGTTGGAGGAAGAAGATAAGCGAAGAAGGGTGATATATATGAGTGCGGCAGTTGTGGTGGTGGCACTTGGTGTTTATGCATCCTTCAAGTTTCGCAGCTCCTCACTTCTTAGAAAGTAGCCTAAGCattattcattattattatgCTTACGTTCTTTCTTCTAATAAGGGCTAATAATAATGATCATGATGATTCATGAACAAGCATGTACATATATTAACTTCATAATCAACTTCAGCTTTCTGCCATATCAATTGATTGACTAATGAATTAAGAGCAGTGTCAAAAAATAAGTATGCTAAATGTACACCAAAGTTAGCCATAagtaaaaaatacatatttaaaataaattaaatcacacatatatttatacataagtattgtataaatatattgataactaattttaatatatattcagTAGATTCTGACTGAAAAtttggttttatttttttaaaaaaaaaataagaagctAAGAGGAGGAAGGTGTGTTTATGAGTTTGGTTTTGAAGAGTTTTATTATTTAGAGAGTGAGTTTTGGAGTTTGTTGGTCATTCAACCCCtcaattttatgttttaaaattcagggttttcatttgattttaattaaatctattattttatttctaataaatTCTTCTACTaccatttattattattattatttatgtatttattttcttatatataatatttagtaatgaataaaattataaaaatttatagcaAACTTTTCAAATCCTTTCTTCTTAAGTTCTTATGATATAAACTCATGAATAAGAAACGGGTTTAAAAAGCTTAAGCCCTCCcttcatttttctttccttctcttttCAAAGCCATTCTTTATTTCGTCTCTCTTGCAGCTCATCATGAATAATACACCATATTTTGTTAATAAGTGTCTTGCCTTTGTTAATAAGGGAATAATGGTATAATAAAGAGGTGTTTGtgtgaaaaaaatgaaaagtagTATGTATAATCTACTTTTAAAAGTCAACGAGCTATATTTCAAATGGTATAGTTTTTTCATACTCACCTAAAAGATCGTGGATTCGAATCTCTCTatcttcaataaaaaaaaatctacctTTATAATATGCATCTTGTTAAGGATTATAAGATTACCACTAACATATATTTAGAAATGTTTctcatatatattataaatacattcaaaaattcaactatttaaatttttgaaaaagtctagggagccaatggcctaagcgtacaatgtgtacaatggaggtttaagaagtattagagatatgaccattagtgttacattgtcctgtcaggttacgcttttgggatgagtggtttcagatatggtattagagttctagattcgaaaggtcaagagttcgatccttggtgaaccccaaaatcagtttaattttttattgagatgt includes:
- the LOC130936448 gene encoding inactive protein RESTRICTED TEV MOVEMENT 2-like, which gives rise to MEQQPMSTAIYEDLKPKQELKEEREAFILLVHIPTGFERQHYGAKVEFDYSRVRVFGEQPLENNKIKRFNIVHQVPPTCDINRITGKILDGSIVSIKMPKKVPSDPVPQTTEIEEEPKTSPEAKPGEDDTEQQATTEKEEPKASTETEAEAGKDNDEPDGPPPQQENVAAEAEIEEDKRGISDHDHEEPKSSTEQNKFDDSVDDDKKPADAVAAGGDGNLEKEGKEESEEDVKKSAEEEKERSEEKVCCINNERIKSESAAVVGGLKGMVTGFVKRLEEEDKRRRVIYMSAAVVVVALGVYASFKFRSSSLLRK